A genome region from Arthrobacter agilis includes the following:
- a CDS encoding NUDIX hydrolase, whose product MATSTESTSAASTQGGGEVIAAGTLCWRIEKGQLQVLIIHRPRYRDWSWPKGKLDPGETTPECAIRETFEEVGLSVKLGIPLATITYPVSSRDKVVLYWAARTDRLRPVPDGKEVDRVQWVSPEEARDMLSNPSDVEPLDALVAAHAAKDLQTWPLIVVRHAKAKPRSSWSRAEGDRPLAATGRRQAIAVSRLLQAWNPERVVSSPWERCVQTISPYVNQRSAKLKLVDALTEHDAARRPGRAKAAVERVFDKRRPVALCTHRPVLPLVFAVLGDHMPAGLRQLLPVDDPYLAPGEAVICQVSSANPGRIVSVEQFRAYDD is encoded by the coding sequence ATGGCCACATCGACAGAGAGCACCTCCGCCGCTTCCACCCAGGGCGGCGGCGAGGTCATCGCCGCCGGGACGCTCTGCTGGCGGATCGAGAAGGGCCAGCTCCAGGTCCTGATCATCCACCGGCCCCGTTACCGGGACTGGTCGTGGCCGAAGGGCAAGCTCGATCCGGGAGAGACGACGCCGGAGTGTGCTATCCGCGAGACCTTCGAGGAAGTGGGGCTCAGCGTCAAGCTCGGCATCCCGCTCGCCACCATCACCTACCCGGTGTCCTCGCGCGACAAGGTCGTCCTGTACTGGGCGGCGAGAACCGATCGCCTGCGGCCCGTACCGGACGGCAAGGAGGTGGACCGGGTGCAGTGGGTGTCGCCGGAGGAGGCACGCGACATGCTGAGCAACCCGTCCGACGTCGAGCCGCTGGACGCCCTCGTGGCAGCACATGCGGCCAAGGACCTCCAGACGTGGCCGCTGATCGTGGTGCGGCACGCGAAGGCGAAGCCGCGTTCCTCCTGGAGCCGGGCCGAGGGTGATCGGCCCCTCGCCGCCACCGGCCGGCGGCAGGCCATCGCCGTGAGCCGCCTGCTCCAGGCGTGGAATCCCGAGCGCGTGGTGAGCAGCCCGTGGGAGCGCTGCGTGCAGACCATCTCCCCCTACGTCAACCAGCGCAGTGCGAAGCTCAAGCTCGTCGACGCCCTCACGGAGCACGACGCCGCCCGCAGGCCGGGACGCGCGAAGGCCGCCGTCGAGCGGGTCTTCGACAAGCGGCGGCCCGTGGCACTCTGCACGCACCGTCCCGTGCTGCCGCTCGTCTTCGCGGTGCTGGGCGACCACATGCCGGCAGGACTGCGGCAGCTCCTCCCTGTCGACGACCCGTACCTCGCTCCGGGCGAAGCGGTGATCTGCCAGGTGAGCAGCGCGAACCCCGGGCGCATCGTGTCGGTGGAGCAGTTCCGTGCGTACGACGACTGA